A window of the Hevea brasiliensis isolate MT/VB/25A 57/8 chromosome 6, ASM3005281v1, whole genome shotgun sequence genome harbors these coding sequences:
- the LOC110672068 gene encoding probable hexosyltransferase MUCI70 — protein MEKEIQRSITLRISRRGDRSNPTSHFTNGEGGFLSSGNFSSDYPSRIMWKHGFIRLVLVAAILWMLLILVVLLFHVWSCQSSYAFFSAICNKESKVYNVLNTWGFVAQQHRCPIPVANNPNKIVIPEGGTPDKIVKNLSYFMEDELVNNGSQPSPLFGGHQSWSQREESFKLNSSMKVHCGFMRGGGTEMDPMDIKYVNKCRFAVASGIFDGYDVPHQPSNMSDRSKKLFCFLMVVDEASLDFIKENATIREDSDGGLWVGMWRLVLLKHPPYDEPRRNGKVPKILTHRLFPQAQYSIWIDGKMELIVDPLLILERYLWRGKNTFAIAQHKHHRSIYEEADANKRRKRYARPLIDLHMKIYYYEGMEPWSLKKSTISDVPEGAVIIREHTALNNLFSCLWFNEVNLFTPRDQLSFGYVVDRLGGAFKFFMFPNCEYNSLFVLHPHTREHSSKVEWVKSLSEFKGSGSNMKESRGGLGLWTPYPGELDSVMLPQVVRTSKAG, from the exons ATGGAGAAAGAGATCCAACGGTCCATAACCTTGCGGATAAGCCGGAGAGGAGACAGGAGTAATCCAACATCACATTTTACAA ATGGTGAAGGTGGATTCCTTTCATCAGGAAATTTTTCCAGTGATTATCCATCGAGAATAATGTGGAAGCATGGTTTTATTCGTTTGGTTCTTGTAGCAGCTATTTTGTGGATGTTGCTGATTCTTGTTGTActattatttcatgtttggtcttGCCAATCTTCTTACGCATTCTTTTCAG CTATATGTAATAAAGAAAGCAAGGTATATAATGTTTTAAACACATGGGGATTTGTTGCACAGCAACACC GTTGTCCAATCCCTGTAGCTAATAATCCCAACAAAATAGTTATTCCAGAAGGAGGAACTCCAgacaaaattgttaaaaatttatcatattttatgGAGGATGAGCTAGTGAATAATGGATCTCAGCCATCCCCATTATTTGGAGGACATCAAAGCTGGTCACAAAGAGAGGAGAGTTTCAAGCTAAATTCTTCTATGAAG GTTCATTGTGGTTTTATGCGTGGTGGTGGCACTGAAATGGATCCCATGGACATCAAATATGTTAATAAGTGTAGGTTTGCGGTTGCATCTGGAATTTTTGATGGATATGACGTACCTCATCAGCCTTCAAATATGAGTGACCGTTCTAAGAAACTGTTCTGCTTTCTTATGGTGGTGGATGAGGCTTCTCTTGATTTCATAAAGGAAAATGCCACTATAAGGGAGGACAGTGATGGGGGACTATGGGTTGGCATGTGGCGTCTTGTTCTGCTGAAGCATCCACCTTATGATGAGCCTAGAAGGAATGGTAAAGTTCCCAAGATTTTAACCCACAGGTTATTTCCTCAAGCACAGTACAGCATTTGGATTGATGGTAAAATGGAGCTGATAGTTGATCCATTATTAATTCTTGAAAG ATACTTATGGCGTGGGAAGAATACCTTTGCCATTGCTCAACATAAACACCATCGCAGTATATATGAGGAGGCTGATGCAAACAAGCGGAGGAAACGATATGCACGACCCCTCATTGATCTTCACATGAAAATATATTATTATGAGGGAATGGAGCCATGGAGTTTGAAGAAAAGCACCATTAGTG ATGTACCAGAGGGAGCTGTTATTATAAGGGAGCATACAGCACTAAATAACTTGTTTAGCTGCTTGTGGTTCAATGAGGTCAACCTCTTCACTCCAAGAGACCAGTTAAGTTTTGGATACGTTGTGGACAGATTAGGAGGTGCATTTAAGTTTTTTATGTTTCCAAATTGCGAGTACAATTCACTGTTTGTGTTGCATCCGCACACTAGAGAGCATTCGTCAAAggtagaatgggtaaaaagtttAAGTGAATTTAAGGGTAGTGGTAGCAATATGAAAGAGAGCAGAGGTGGATTAGGACTGTGGACTCCTTATCCTGGGGaacttgattcagttatgttgCCGCAAGTTGTAAGAACATCCAAAGCAGGCTGA
- the LOC110672070 gene encoding V-type proton ATPase subunit B 1, whose protein sequence is MGLALNNHDMEEGTLEIGMEYRTVSGVAGPLVILDKVKGPKYQEIVNIRLGDGTIRRGQVLEVDGEKAVVQVFEGTSGIDNKYTTVQFTGEVLKTPVSLDMLGRIFNGSGKPIDNGPPIFPDAYLDISGSSINPSERTYPEEMIQTGISTIDVMNSIARGQKIPLFSAAGLPHNEIAAQICRQAGLVKRMEKSDNVLGDEEDNFAIVFAAMGVNMETAQFFKRDFEENGSMERVTLFLNLANDPTIERIITPRIALTTAEYLAYECGKHVLVILTDMSSYADALREVSAAREEVPGRRGYPGYMYTDLATIYERAGRIEGRRGSITQIPILTMPNDDITHPTPDLTGYITEGQIYIDRQLYNRQIYPPINVLPSLSRLMKSAIGEGMTRRDHADVSNQLYANYAIGKDVQAMKAVVGEEALSSEDLLYLEFLDKFERKFVTQGAYDTRNIFQSLDLAWTLLRIFPRELLHRIPAKTLDQYYSRDSSN, encoded by the exons ATGGGTTTGGCGCTAAACAATCACGACATGGAGGAGGGAACGCTGGAGATCGGCATGG AGTATAGAACTGTATCTGGAGTCGCTGGACCTCTTGTTATACTTGATAAGGTCAAG GGACCGAAATATCAAGAGATTGTTAATATTCGTTTAGGTGATGGAACAATCCGCCGTGGTCAAGTCCTTGAAGTTGATGGGGAGAAAGCTGTTGTTCAG GTTTTTGAAGGAACATCTGGGATTGACAACAAATACACAACTGTCCAATTTACAGGAGAG GTTCTGAAGACTCCTGTCTCATTAGATATGCTTGGGCGCATTTTTAATGGTTCTGGAAAGCCTATTGATAATGGTCCTCCAATTTTTCCTGATGCTTACTTGGACATTTCTG GGAGTTCTATTAATCCCAGTGAGAGAACCTATCCCGAAGAGATGATACAGACTGGGATTTCAACAATTGATGTCATGAATTCCATTGCTAGAGGACAGAAGATACCTCTGTTTTCTGCAGCCGGTCTTCCCCATAATGAAATAGCTGCGCAAATATGTCGCCAAGCAGGTTTGGTGAAGCGAATGGAAAAGTCCGACAATGTTCTTGGG GATGAAGAGGACAATTTTGCCATTGTATTTGCAGCTATGGGTGTTAACATGGAAACTGCACAGTTTTTCAAACGTGATTTTGAGGAAAATGGGTCAATGGAGAGAGTGACACTCTTTCTGAACTTG GCTAATGACCCTACAATTGAACGTATTATCACACCTCGGATCGCTCTTACGACTGCAGAATATTTGGCATATGAGTGTGGGAAGCATGTTCTTGTCATTCTTACAGATATGAGTTCTTATGCTGATGCTCTGCGTGAG GTGTCTGCTGCTCGAGAGGAAGTACCTGGAAGGCGTGGATATCCTGGATATATGTATACTGATTTGGCAACCATATATGAGCGGGCTGGACGGATTGAGGGACGAAGAGGCTCCATCACACAGATTCCAATTTTAACTATGCCAAATGATG ATATTACACATCCCACCCCAGATCTGACAGGATATATTACAGAGGGACAGATATACATTGACAGGCAGCTTTACAATAGACAG ATTTATCCTCCAATCAATGTCCTCCCGTCTCTGTCTCGTCTGATGAAG AGTGCCATTGGTGAGGGGATGACACGCAGGGACCATGCTGATGTGTCCAACCAG CTATATGCAAATTATGCAATTGGGAAGGATGTCCAGGCAATGAAAGCTGTTGTTGGAGAAGAAGCTCTTTCGTCGGAAGACCTG CTCTATTTGGAGTTCTTGGACAAATTTGAGAGAAAATTTGTTACCCAAGGAGCTTATGACACTCGCAACATTTTCCAATCACTTGATTTAGCTTGGACATTGCTTCGCATCTTCCCTCGTGAGCTACTGCACCGTATACCAGCAAAGACTCTTGACCAATACTACAGCCGAGATTCATCaaattga